A window from Fusarium musae strain F31 chromosome 8, whole genome shotgun sequence encodes these proteins:
- a CDS encoding hypothetical protein (EggNog:ENOG41), with amino-acid sequence MADPSHFADPFWEPQDQIPVELDTQPQISPFKPANLLLSSISSSWKTTPVGIDFAVGGLGTIAAKADSPKECVTFTIRPEKRKEQPTLKLEITKTDCVLSKKDKDADKFVAYKEKLTFKPGEDRSKAYDLVTFPKGKASALLDTVTKKATYWISVDRSNARIRYGQSLINNSMTFMEIQFEKKNAAWMDNLVSTEVEQDDSPISSQDIKYKRHPVTVDLPPVVIPQSEMTLDILENMTAMTFANLPQACQKLYHNISGAKITARPEKFKNLPEAIDESCRDEKKYCGGILKNKNTFKDPTETYLRITIGDNLADSPGIPYVMEIWPPGHKSPIHQHGDASAVIRVLYGKIQVSWFDKVEEKSPSQLIGNPVNLEEGKVTWLGKDQYQVHQLENTSDKVCITLQCYQFDDDDKVHDEAFYWKDKDGHRNKFIPNSDSAYGLFVQKVKAEWEESHPAKP; translated from the exons ATGGCCGATCCGTCCCACTTCGCGGATCCCTTTTGGGAACCCCAGGATCAGATCCCTGTTGAACTCGACACTCAACCCCAAATCAGCCCCTTCAAACCCGCCAATCTTCTTCTATCCTCAATCTCGTCTTCCTGGAAGACTACCCCCGTCGGAATTGACTTTGCCGTCGGAGGTCTTGGTACCATTGCTGCCAAAGCTGATTCTCCCAAAGAATGTGTTACTTTTACCATTCGCCCCGAAAAGCGAAAGGAACAGCCGACTCTCAAGCTGGAAATCACAAAGACTGACTGCGTTCTGTCAAAGAAGGATAAAGATGCTGACAAGTTTGTCGCGtataaagaaaagcttacttttaagcCTGGCGAAGATAGGAGCAAGGCCTATGACCTTGTCACGTTTCCGAAAGGAAAAGCTTCAGCTTTGCTTGACACAGTGACCAAGAAGGCCACTTACTGGATCTCCGTTGACAGAAGTAATGCTCGCATCCGGTATGGCCAATCTCTGATCAACAATTCCATGACTTTCATGGAGATACAGTTCGAAAAGAAGAATGCTGCCTGGATGGATAACCTCGTTTCCACCGAGGTTGAGCAAGATGATTCTCCAATTTCCAGCCAAGACATCAAGTACAAGCGGCACCCTGTCACAGTCGATCTGCCGCCTGTGGTCATCCCTCAGTCGGAGATGACGCTCGACATACTGGAGAACATGACAGCCATGACGTTTGCCAATTTGCCCCAAGCTTGTCAGAAGCTCTACCATAATATTTCCGGTGCCAAGATTACTGCTAGACCGGAAAAATTCAAGAATCTGCCTGAAGCCATCGACGAGAGCTGTagagacgagaagaagtACTGCGGTGGCATCCttaagaacaagaacacctTTAAAGATCCAACCGAGACCTATCTTCGCATCACAATTGGTGATAATCTT GCCGATTCACCCGGCATTCCCTATGTAATGGAGATCTGGCCCCCAGGTCACAAGTCGCCCATTCATCAGCACGGCGACGCTTCAGCGGTCATCAGAGTCCTCTACGGAAAGATCCAAGTGTCTTGGTTCGACAAGGTCGAAGAGAAAAGTCCGTCACAGCTGATTGGCAACCCAGTGAATCTTGAAGAAGGCAAGGTTACTTGGCTCGGTAAGGACCAGTATCAGGTCCATCAACTGGAGAACACCTCGGACAAGGTTTGCATCACTCTTCAGTGCTATCagttcgacgatgatgataaggTCCATGACGAGGCGTTTTATTGGAAGGATAAGGATGGGCATAGAAACAAGTTCATTCCGAACAGTGATAGTGCTTATGGACTGTTCGTGCAGAAGGTCAAGGCTGAGTGGGAGGAATCACACCCAGCTAAGCCTTGA
- a CDS encoding hypothetical protein (EggNog:ENOG41): MAYLHGKKQSSFGDTVLEVLSVASTLWPILFAAVLGPLLKSIALFRAERGSRLGSLEFLLTSQTTASALKNILTMGWIGSWAIGVIAIWSLSPLGGQAALRSLGLQQNPISTKTPATYYLGNNRSLVQLYYRTGAGVFQGVVDERYLITDMRTVLSASFLTQDVRVSHANTSSPRYNETVTGLGGKWEASRKGRMDLWGNIRIPFLELLPGYDSDEPNAWISVPEDEVVPYASLIGLPIRGGSFEGPGNSTMTVHFHYQTLSCGEAFNGSEWVRNGSKALWLHNTSSSIPLSLQFKGEADLLMRFSRTGYPNIWFDFLNSSAIAEHFASSELEPQSKMQLVMGGECSYATATKGVKRPTPILRICDVSTSYIDMEVGCSRTTIDTDLACLAKRARHTPSYPVKGNLTALSSYRLSRGVLSELPFIGASQHAHKPSILELYLRDPWWIFQRSGGAYIDDPFGTQKTGIDDPYGREKLGCFAPVPPEVIEGRLATALNTIIMSSYEVNVLTGGKGAASANATVPWQNTTATWTEFDKDIYKLHKPWFITTSMSTAILLICVIANIVIRQRIRAPDFLNSLAGLTRDSPFIDVPQDGSGKSGSDRLETIKNVKVRISDVNPDEEVGKIALTTELKGPKLRWERIYA; the protein is encoded by the coding sequence atggcttaCCTGCATGGAAAGAAACAGAGCTCATTCGGCGACACGGTACTAGAAGTTCTAAGCGTTGCTTCCACCTTATGGCCAATTCTGTTTGCTGCTGTCCTGGGACCATTACTAAAATCTATCGCACTCTTCCGTGCTGAAAGAGGATCGAGGCTAGGCTCCCTAGAGTTCCTCTTAACCAGTCAGACCACGGCTTCTGCCCTGAAGAACATCCTTACGATGGGTTGGATTGGTAGTTGGGCTATTGGTGTAATTGCTATATGGTCCCTAAGTCCTTTAGGAGGCCAAGCCGCACTCCGCTCATTGGGTCTCCAGCAAAATCCTATTTCCACCAAGACGCCAGCAACATACTACCTGGGGAATAACAGAAGCCTGGTTCAACTGTACTATCGCACTGGAGCGGGTGTTTTCCAGGGAGTAGTTGACGAACGATATCTCATAACTGACATGAGAACCgttctctctgcctcttTTTTGACACAGGATGTCCGAGTCTCTCATGCCAACACAAGTAGCCCACGCTACAATGAAACGGTAACTGGCCTTGGAGGAAAGTGGGAAGCATCTCGCAAAGGACGTATGGATCTATGGGGAAACATTCGGATTCCTTTTCTGGAACTCTTACCAGGATACGACAGCGATGAACCAAATGCCTGGATATCTGTCCCCGAAGATGAAGTCGTCCCTTACGCATCTCTCATTGGACTTCCCATTAGAGGTGGATCATTTGAAGGACCAGGAAACTCAACCATGACAGTTCATTTCCATTACCAGACTCTGTCGTGCGGAGAAGCGTTCAACGGGAGTGAATGGGTCAGAAACGGTTCCAAGGCATTATGGTTGCACAACACCAGTTCCAGTATCCCCTTAAGTCTACAATTCAAGGGTGAAGCAGACTTGCTGATGAGATTTTCGAGAACGGGATACCCCAATATTTGGTTCGACTTCCTTAATAGTTCGGCAATAGCGGAGCACTTCGCGTCATCCGAACTGGAACCACAGTCAAAAATGCAGCTTGTGATGGGAGGCGAATGCAGCTATGCTACAGCCACTAAAGGTGTAAAGAGACCTACGCCCATTTTAAGGATTTGCGATGTTAGCACCTCGTACATCGACATGGAAGTGGGTTGCAGTAGAACCACAATCGATACCGACCTTGCATGCCTGGCCAAACGGGCTAGACATACACCATCATACCCTGTCAAAGGGAACTTGACAGCCCTTTCAAGCTACAGGTTATCTCGGGGAGTTCTGTCAGAGCTACCATTCATAGGCGCAAGCCAACATGCTCACAAACCCAGCATCCTAGAGCTGTATCTGAGGGATCCCTGGTGGATCTTCCAGCGTAGCGGAGGAGCATACATAGATGATCCCTTTGGCACGCAGAAGACAGGCATTGATGATCCCTATGGCAGGGAGAAGCTTGGATGCTTCGCGCCAGTTCCACCAGAGGTGATCGAGGGGAGACTCGCGACTGCCCTCAACACTATTATTATGTCAAGTTATGAAGTAAATGTGTTGACTGGTGGCAAGGGAGCGGCTTCTGCCAATGCGACAGTGCCATGGCAGAATACTACAGCAACATGGACGGAATTCGACAAGGATATATACAAGCTGCACAAGCCGTGGTTCATCACGACTAGTATGTCGACGGCAATACTGCTCATTTGCGTAATtgccaacatcgtcatccgTCAACGTATCAGAGCTCCGGACTTTCTGAATAGCTTGGCTGGTTTGACGAGAGACTCTCCATTTATAGATGTACCTCAAGACGGAAGTGGAAAGAGTGGCTCAGATCGCTTGGAAACGatcaagaatgtcaaggTTCGGATTTCTGATGTCAATCCGGATGAGGAGGTTGGAAAGATTGCGTTGACGACTGAACTAAAGGGCCCAAAGCTGAGATGGGAGCGGATCTATGCTTAG